The DNA region CTCTCGGACTCTCCTCAGGAATTCCTCCGTGATATCGCCCCTGCCAAACGTGGCTGGATGTGCACCACCTCTCGACCAATCCACCCAAGTAACACTTCTGTTAGCCAGGCTATCCGGAGCTTCAATTGTCAGCATTGTAGGGAAATAGTGCTCGTCAACGTAACAGTGGGGCCTGCAGAACTCCTTGAATTTTGGGTAATAGACCGTATCTTTGACTATTGCAATAGCAAGTTCTCTGTCTACTTCAAACCATTGAGAACCTTTGCGCCACTGGTCAAGTTCAACCTCAGGGGTCATGTTCCAGTTGTATCTGCCCCGTCCATATGGTCCAGGGTCATCAAACGCCATGAGAAAGCTTCGGTTTGAATTCTGGAAGTATTCATATGTTGTGTTGAAATCAAATATAGGAATGCAGGACTCAGACACTAGCACAAACCACTCGTTGGATAAATCCAGCAAAGCGTTGGCAAGTAGACGTCTCTCAGCATCACACATGGTCATCTGACCCCATTCTGCAACCTGTGATCAGTACATAAACCAAGCAAATAAGTCGGGGTATCTCAATACCAGGGAAGCATAAGAAACTAATCATCCAATTGATCAAATGATACTACACATGACTATGATGTATAAGTTGGTTTGTATGGTTTACATCATATACCATTACAGTGCTAGAACAGGAATCAACCAATAACTGAGGTTTGCAAGAAATATCTATAGGCAGTGGTTTTCACACAGTTAGTCTGGAAAAACTAAGAACAAGGCCTCCATGACCCAACAATAATGTCACAAAATGGCTGGTCTTCCCAAAAACCAAAAGAAAAGGCAAATAGCCTTCCTGATGGTAGTAGTCTGTGTTCTATAATTAGTTGGTGCCCATCTTCCTGAGAAGCAAATGTGCAGTGATGACAGAAAAGAGCAATCCCATCTATGAACTCTTTGAGTATTGGTAAGGTGTAGATACATACTCAGCTGAAAAAGGTTGCCTTTGAACTAGGTCGGCAATATGATTGGCAGTGCTGCTAATCAGTATTAATGGAGGGTAATTAGCGATTATACTTACAGAGACATAGCACAAAATTCAGAACATCTGTTTGGATTTGATCAACTTCTTTCAGTTCAATTTCAATCATCGAACCAAGCACCCAAAATTTGCATCGTCCGGGGGAATGGTAAATGCAAAAGGATTACGCTGCCTCCTCTCCACAGTATTCTTAAGTCATCATTTACAGCTTGATAATACTCTCATTGAGAACGTTACATGTGGATACATTAAAGTACAGGAACGTAGGTCCTCAGTAACCAACTTGCCAGATCACGTGCAAAATCGTTGAGTTTACAGTACAACTCCATGTACAAACATGGCACTAAAGGGCATTTGTTTTTGCTGTCAATCCATCTCGATCAGCACAAGTAATTGAAGCGACTTACTACGGTCTGGCTAAATGAAGTAAAGCAAGAGAGAGGTGGGCTAACCTTACTGGGGATTTGGCGACGGTAGAAGACGGATTCGGAGGTGAAATTGGCGTGGTAGGATGGCAAGGCGTGCACGTAAATGGAGTAGCGCCCCTCGTGCCCACGGAAGAAGCGCTCCCAGAGCGGCGCCAGGGGCAACGGGCCTCGCGTGAGAAACATGAAGGCCACCTTGGGCACGCGGCGGAAGGGGTACCCGCGCACCCGCGGCGCGAACGACGCGCGCCAGAGCAGCTCCTCGTCCGTCATCGCGTGCTCCACGCGCGCCGGGGGGCGCGTCCACCGCTCCAGCCCCTCGGGCTCCTCCTCCGCGGCGGAGGACCCCAGGCACGGCCGAAACAGCgcgggcgcggccgccgccacggCGTGCCGCGCCATGTacatggcggcggcggacagCCCCACGCCCAGCAGCAGGAAGCCCAGGAACACCTTGAGCATCCCCGTGGGCAGCAAcctcccctgccccgccgccgccgcctgccgcgccTCCTTCACGTCCTCCATGGACGCCACCCGCGCCTGCATCGCTGCGCCCGCGCGATTCGCGACTAGGATCTCGGCTCGGTGGACTCTCCCAGATTTGAGCTCGAGCCTGGCATATCTCCGGCACGAGGCCGGATCGCGCGCGCCAAATCGAGGGGCGGCACGTACCAGATCTGGGGCCTGGCGGGCCGGCGGTGGTTGGGGTTGTGCGAAACTGGCGAAgcgggcggcgctgctgctggtggtgtgGGGTGGAGTGAGGAGCGCCTCGGGGGACGTGTAGCGTCACGGGTGTGCTCACCTAGCAACAGAGGAGATGCAGCCGGACGGACCGATGGACCCGGTTTACAAAAGCCGTGAAGGATCTGTCCCGTGAGATGGACTCGCGCTCGCGGTAGCGGCTATAGCGGGTGGACGAGTGGAGAGGGCTGTCTGATGGTGGATCGCGTGAGATGGGGATTTCTGTAGATTTGCCCCGGATCGTTGATTCCGGTGGTGCTGCATGTTCGAGCTGGTTGGTCAACCTGTAAACGCGGGGGCCTGGGGAGCGTGATATTCTACCGAAAAAAATCTAATGTTTTTGAATCTCGAGTTTGATCTCTGTTTGTTTTTTAAGAGCTGCGTAGCCATACACTCTGCAAATTGAAATTTCAAAATTATTTAAAATACAACCCTAAAAAAGGCTAAATACATGATTATCGGTGACACATCTGAGATCAACCCAAAACCTACGGATTAATTTTATGTTATAATCAGATCAAGCCATCGTAAGTTTTGGTTAGATGTATAAAGATTTAATAGTTTACATTTTGAACTAGATAAATCTTATAATTCAAGTTACAAAAGAAATAGTATAGTATATGTGTGCTTTTTATGGAGTATCCGTGAAGCATGAGAAATGAAAAAAGATTGATACGGTAAATTAgccaaatttaatttaaaaagATCGACGGCTAAACGATGCATTGACTACATCGGAATGATTACATAGAAACATTAGAGTGATTATGTAGAGAGTGAATGGTCATGTGTATGAGTTTGAACCATGCTACGTTAACGCGTGTTCTTTTGAGTTTTGCCTATTTGGATGGTCGATGGGTAAATCATACATGTTTAACATATTTGCTTATCAGGACTGGACTTCATAAGGAAACTCAATTCACTATTCCTCCTCATTTAGACTACACTAATCATAGTATATTTAACATGTGATTAATGTACATCATAAAGTAATATCTAATGAGAATTATAGCCCATTAAGATGAATATGGGTTATTGGGATACAAAATGACAAATTAAAGCCATTCAAATGTTACTTAATCTTTCGTACATGATCAACagacccttgcatataattaagCAAGTGCATACAAACACAAGCCATCTCTCGATCTATCCCCATTACATCTTCTTAGCATGTGCAAGTTCATCCTGGCAGGCACAACTTGTACATCTAATTAATCACACCTATCATGAATTCACCATCCCCACTATAGACTAGATCACAAAACCATGTATAATAGTAATACGACAGATGTATTCCCATGACGCTGGTGACAAAAAACGGTAGTTAACTTTTTCCAAGCGGAAGCAATGCCAGCCCCATTGGGGATGGATTGCTTGTCTCTCACTTCATTTCCTCATCGAGTCACGCGCCATATGCTCCTCCCGGCTCCCGCGGTCACGCCGCGCCAGCTGCAAGGTTAGCGAATAACAGCGCAAACGCCGCCTCGACGGACGCCACGTCCACCCGATCAGCAAAACCCCAGGCCGGCCGTCTCGCATCTCCGGGCTCCGGCACGGCGTGACCGTTGCCGAACACCGCAGCCAGACGGCGCTGACCCGATCGCTTCTAGTCGCACCACCGTCTCTCCGGCTCGCCCGTTTGCCAGAGCTCTCTCTCACTCCCCCGGCGTCTcaggaggccgcggcggcgccgggcgccCATGGAGGACGCCTACGCCAAGTCCGTCGCCGAGGTAATGAGCGCCTCCCGACCCTAGCCCCTGTCCTGTTCGTCTAATCCCTttggccccgccgccgcccctcacgGATCTGGCCGCCTTCACCTTCTCGCAGGTGCTGGAGGCGTTCGGCGTGGATCGGACCAAGGGCCTCTCCGACTCGCAGGTGCTGATCTGAAGCGTTTCGCCGTGTGAATTTCAGTGTGGGTACGGGTAATGTGGTGGACATTGGTGGGGGTTCGGTTGGGCTGATTTGGTTTTGGTTTCTGTGCCCAGGTGGAGCAGCATGCGAGGCTCTACGGCAAAAACGGTGAGTTTTTGCTTTTCTACGCGTTTAGATTACTCCTTTTTCTCCTGGTAGGAATGGACTAGTTGCATCACACATAAAAAAAATAACATTATCTGTGTGTCAGTAGTTGTACAGTGTGTGTCGTTATGTATACTTTTACATTTTTGGTGAGGTCATGTCTCGTTCAAATAGTGAAATGTTACACATTGATTTTAGAGGAACAGTGGTTTTAGGTTATGCAGCTTGAGAGTGTTTTTCAGGCAAAAGGGTGTTTGCTCTAAATTGCTTTCATGAACCAACGGACCTATCGAATGCATACTTCCCATGTTCATCCATATTAGAGTTTGGTCATTCGTGCAAAGCAACCAGTTATAAACTCTGTTGTTGTTTTTTTCTCTGTAGAATCTATGGCTCATCACTAGCCAACACTGTAGTAACTAGTGGTGAGCATATTCTAATTTCTAGATTTTTTTCTGAGGATCTTGCTCAGTGAAGACTCTCTGTGAGAAAATCAGTCCACAATTTCTCTCCTTACCAAATGTTTGGATAAATTTGATATAAAAATATTGGGAATTAATGTCACATCTCACAAGCAATAGCAGTTCTGATATCTCAAGGGCATTAGGACAACACCATGTAATGAGCCAGAATTATATGCCATGGACCATGTTTGTTATGCCAATCTAACTGAACCAAAGCTTTGATGCTTTTAATCTAGTTGGAGTCCCCTGCTATCTATCAGTTTGAAGTTTCAATCGGAGTGTATTTTCGAAGTTGGCATGCATATATATAATTTATTTTTGCATTGCATTATGCACATTTTTTATTCTTACAGTCTTTCTGATGATTACTGAATTGTCTTCATTATTTTCATGGATGGACTACCTCCAGTGCTTCCCCAAGAAGAAAGTAAGCTATCACCTGAAGTTCCCAGTTCTGTTTTGTAAATCTTTCATCGCAATACCTATCACCTGTATGTTTCATTCTCATGAGTGTTAACCATAAGATCAAGCTGGCTTTCTGTATTCCCATATGTATGTTGTTTTCTATAGGGCTCAACTACGGCCTGTGGGTTTGAACCCTCTCGACAGCTTTACTCAGTATTTTTGTAACCATATGAACATAGACATTTAATAAGCTTCTCTAACAATAATGTGTG from Panicum hallii strain FIL2 chromosome 9, PHallii_v3.1, whole genome shotgun sequence includes:
- the LOC112877928 gene encoding uncharacterized protein LOC112877928 is translated as MQARVASMEDVKEARQAAAAGQGRLLPTGMLKVFLGFLLLGVGLSAAAMYMARHAVAAAAPALFRPCLGSSAAEEEPEGLERWTRPPARVEHAMTDEELLWRASFAPRVRGYPFRRVPKVAFMFLTRGPLPLAPLWERFFRGHEGRYSIYVHALPSYHANFTSESVFYRRQIPSKVAEWGQMTMCDAERRLLANALLDLSNEWFVLVSESCIPIFDFNTTYEYFQNSNRSFLMAFDDPGPYGRGRYNWNMTPEVELDQWRKGSQWFEVDRELAIAIVKDTVYYPKFKEFCRPHCYVDEHYFPTMLTIEAPDSLANRSVTWVDWSRGGAHPATFGRGDITEEFLRRVREGRTCLYNNQNSTMCFLFARKFSPSALEPLLELAPTVLGFG